DNA from Balaenoptera ricei isolate mBalRic1 chromosome 6, mBalRic1.hap2, whole genome shotgun sequence:
ACTTAGGTGACTGGATGGGTGGGGCTTCGGAGGGTTTTAAGTAGAGAACTGTCTTGGTCAGATTTTCATTTATCATAAGTGCCATAGTTTCTATGTAGAGATCGGATTGTAGGATTTCAGAATGAGGCAGGAAGACCAGTAggctaataacaataataatcacaataataatgatgatgatgatgatgatgatgatgatgatagttttctctgtgccaggcattgttctaaatgttttacatataatAACTTATTTAAATCTCACAACGACCCTATGGGGTAGAtagtattattacccccattttaaaattaaggaaacagagaCAAGGTGAAATTAATTAACTAGATCAAGGTCACACACAGTTAATATCTGGCAGAGCTGAAATTTGAACCACAGGAGTCGGTCTACAGAGTCCATCCTATTAACCATGACATTATTGTCTCCTGGTTTAGGCACTGCAGAGATACAGGAGTGATATCATGGGGGACTGGAAGAAAGAATAGAGTCAAGTGATTTTAAGGAGGCAGAATAAGCAAACTTTGAGCCTAGATGTGGAAGATGAGAGGGAGGATTTGGGAGGAGGCCCATTTCCAGGGTTTCCAGGTTGGCTGATTCAGAGAGGGTGGTGCCAGGATGAAAAGTGATCAGCTCAAAGGACCCAGGCTCCACTCAGAAGCTTGTCTTAGGTGGGATATAGGCTGCATCTCAGTGTCTAAGACAAGTATGGGGCCAGGCTGGGCTTTTCTGGCCTAAGGGAGATCAGTGAGAGTCCAGCTTTGTGCTGGGGATCCGAGGAAAAACATGTAAGGGGTCCcagatcctgggacagaaaaaggagtAATACTGTCTTATGTTTCCACCCTTATGATCAAGCAGACAAATGCAACCCAAAGCACCTGTGCGGTAACCGGTATAATACATGGAGGATGGGACCTTACAACTGTACGGGCTGGAACAAATGTGCCTCATACCTTCCCCGGCTGCCTAAGGTATCTACTGTGCCAGCAAAGATGCCTGGGGCCTgggaccaccccccaccccccatctgcCTCCCAAACCACAGTGTCTGATATTTCACCATTAGTTTCTCATCcttttcccaccaacaatgctccaaggcctttTCCCATTTGTGAGACTAGGGTTTATATCTTCTAGGAAACAAGGGAGCTCAGGAGTGAAGCTGTGCTGGGCCTCTGGGTCCCAATCTCTGGCTAGGCTCTGTGGAGACATGGCTGGTGTGCACTCTTTGAGGTGCTACCTTCCTGAAGCTTGCCACCTGGCACCTTCCCACATGGTCTGGTCAAGAAGTCATTGATAGGCTGAGTCTACccgctcctctctcccctcctttgtGATGTGAGCAAGGGCAAAGGAGGGAGAACAAGGCCATCCAGAGGCAGAGCAGATAGATACAGGAGAGTCTTCCAAAGAGATAGGAAAGAGTCCAGCCACAGCCCCAGGCACGAAGAAAGAGGGAAGATGTAAGGATACCAGGCAAGAGTAGGGGCTCTTAACTGTAGGTTGATGGTTGACCTCAGGTTGACCAAACCCTTCTGAATCAGAACTTCCTCAAGAATCAGAATCAGAATTTTTCATAAgttccccaagtgattctgatgggcAGGCAACACTGCAATATTGGAAAATCCCTATTAGAGAGACACGGAGACACAGCTACACAGAGTCAGCTAGACAAAGAAGGGTAAAATCAGAGGCAAACGGTGAGACAGGGATGTCAGAGGTGCAGGTCCAGACCTGGTCCACCTACAGctccacttcccccacccccaccacctggGAGGCGGAGTAAACCGCGTTGCCCAGCGACAACCCCAAACACTCAGAACGTGGGAGAGTAGGGGTGCTTCTGGAGGGCGGGAGAAGGCGCGGCCTGGGACTAGTCTGGGTGTTCTGGGAGAACCCCCAAAGGAGGAACTCTTCCGGGTCAGAGCTTGAGGCAGCGTGTGTGCCACTTCCAGGAGGCCGGGATGGAGACAGTAGTTCGAGGAATGCCCTTGGTGCACCCTCCTAAGCCGGAGCGACTCAACGCCTACGGTAACGGATGGTGGACAGTGGAGGGAAATGGGTAGGCCAGAAGGACGGAGGGATGGAGACCCGAGGTACGGGGCGGAGGCCGAGGGCCCTGGAGAGGCTGTAACCCtgtctctatctgtttgtgtctcCATCTCGTCCTGTCTCTGACCTTGTCTCTTCCCATTCCTGTGACTCTGTGTCTGGGTCTCCCGGGCTTGGGGCCCGTGGGCGCAGAGCGCGAGGTAGTGGTGAACATGCTGAACTCGCTGTCACGGAAGCAGCCGCTGCCGCAGATCACGCCCCGCTGCGGGTGTGTGGACCCGCTGCCGGGCCGCCTGCCCTTCCAGGGTTATGAAAGCGGTTGCTCGGGCCGCCACTACTGTCTGCGCGGCATGGACTACTGCGTCGCCGGGCCACCCTGCACCGAACGTCGCCTGCGGCTTTTGCGCACAGAGCGGCCGACTGCAAGGTTCGCAGGGCCGAGCGCTCAGTAGCCGGGCCCCGCCCCCAAGCAAGCCCCGCCCCCAGAGTCCCCCCTACCCCAGCTGCGGACGCTCCATCCCGAACCACTTCTTGCTCTGACCTGTCTCTGTGACAGACCCCACCCCGCCTCCAGCCCGCGCGGTCCGCTTACTGGCGCCTCCCTGTCCCGCCCTCGGGCCTCACGGCCTGAACGTACGGCTGAGGCGGGTGAACCTGCACGGAGATACCCGAGTTCCTGATCCTATCCCTCCTGAACTGGGCTCAAGGTCAACCTGGCTCCTGTACGTCTTCTGGAGGCTCTGCCCGAGGGTTTCTTTGAGGAACAAACTCCTCACACCAGtttgctcccccttcccacacccgccggccccgccccctaCCTGGTCACCGGGACCTGGAGACGCAGGTTCTAGCTTGCGGAGTGCCATGTGTCCTCAGAACAGTGTCCCCTATTCCTGGGCCTCGGGTCACCGTTGGTAATGGGCAGGGTCATCGGTGGGTTCTGAGAAGGCAAGGAAATGGTGACCGCATTACCAGAAGGGCCCTGGCCTCCTCGGAGCCCCGCACCACCTCTGGATGTAGACAGCCTCGCGTGTTATtgtggaggaaactgaagctcaggcgCTCAGCAGAAGCCCAGACTGCAACGCGGCCTTTTCCCTGCACTTGGCGTTAGACAAGGCTGGCTGAGCCTGGGAGACCTCCAATGTCCGCGTCTGTCTAGAGAGCTgtgaaagggggagggagatCCTGAACCTTGTCCCTAACCCCGTGGTGATACCCCGTCCCTCCCCAGGCTGAGAGAGACTGATTCATTGTGCGAAACTGGGTCTTATCCctcacaagggcatggaggagcGAGAAAGTGCCTAAGCCTGAGAAACGTCGCCTCGTCGATAAGCTGGAGTAATTGCTGTCCCATGTTGAGGATCCGGGGGCTCCCAGGTCCTCAGTGACTGTACCTCAACCCTCCCCAGAGTACAGCGTTCTCCGCGGCCCAGCCTGGGCGGCAGAAACGAGGCCTTAGGGGGAGAGGGACTTCAGGTGTCTTCCCAGAGGCGACGTTTCGAGGTCTTGAAGGGACAGGAGGCCGGAAGGGAGGATCTCTGAGCCGTAGGACTGACACCTGAAGTGCGGCTCAGAGTCTTGGTCTGGGTTGGGGCGTAGAGGGAAGTCAAAAGGTCCGACCCCTTCCTGCCCACCGCTTCCTTCTCCAGGACTGTATCGCCCTGCAAGCACCGGCCGGGAATGCAATGTGCTGTTATAACTCCCCCGCCGTCATACTACCCTTGTCCGAACCTCAGGTAAATCTGGCGCACACACATGCAAATGCGCACCCACACAGAAGCTGTAACCTTGGCATGGCGGGGGACCCAGGGACTAGTTGGGATAACTGACCTCTGTGATGCACCGACTGGAAGATGACACCAGGGGGCGATGGTGCCATGGGGAAGTCAAAGCTGGCAACTAAATGAGAGGGCATGGAGATGGCATTGAGGGTTTACAGGTTAGCAGTGGGGCTTAGAGTCAAGAGATCAGGGCGTTAGGTTCAGGGCTTgaattaaagattaaaaagtcAGTGTTAGGGAGCGGGTATTGGGAATCAAAAATTTAACAGTAGACCCTGAGGTCAAGAGGTCAGTGTTGGAGCCTAGGGCCATTATTCGGGGCAAAATGTTGGGATAAGATTAGCATTGAGAATTGGAGTCAGACGTATGAGGGTCCAAAAGGGCTGACCCATCTCTCCCCACAGATGGGACACAAGTCACTTCAAGAAGACCGGTGGCCCCCAGAGAAACAACTATGTCGTCCACCCTGAGTTTGTGTCCGAGACCTATCCTGACTACCACTGCCGGTAGAGCCCGGGCTGGCCGGGCCAAGGGGGCTGAACAATGAATAAATTCTTCATCCTAAAGGCTGCCTCTCGTGTCCTTACCCAGCAGGATCTGGCAATGAGGAGCCAGTCACTCAGGCCTCTGCCAAGCCCCCTCAACTGAGATACAGTTTCTCAAAGTCATCTTGCCCTGAGCCCTCCCCACTCCATCATCTCAGTACTTCCCTTGGGTGGCCCTGAGTGCCTTCCTGACGCATGGCAATAGCCCTATGAGGGGCATGACCTCCTCCTTTCCATCCCAGAGCCCAAACTAATGGGCCCACCTAGCCATGCAGGAGGGCCCATCTACCTCCCATCCTAGGAGGACCCCACAGCTGCCATTTCCCCAATATCCCCCAAACCTAGATGTCCCTTCACCCCCATATCTCAGTGGACCCAGAATTGCCCATCCTGCAGTCAGAGCCATGTCCCTATACTCAAAGCTCTTTATCTCTGTTCCCAGAGTCTCCATCGCAGCGATCCCAAAGTCTATGTTCAGATACCCttgctgccctcccccacccaagTCCAAGAGGTCCAAAACAATTTTGGAGGGTTTCATGATCAAGAAATTTCAAATTACAAAACAAAGCcctgcatcatcagaaaatctacaaacaacaaatgctggagagggtgtggacaaaagggaactctcctgcactgttggtaggaatgtaaattgatatagccactatggagaacagtatggaggttccttaaaaaactaaaaatagaactaccatatgatccagcaatcccactactgggcatatacccagagaaaaccataattcaaaaagacacatgcaccccaatgttcattgcagcactatttacaagagccaggtcatggaagcaacctaaatgcccatcgacagacgaatggataaagaagttgtggtacatatatacaatggaatattactcagccataaaaaggaacgaaattgagtcatttgttgagatgtggatggatctagagactgtcatacagagtgaagtaagccagaaagagaaaaacaaatattgtatattaactcatgtatgtggaacctagaaaaatggtacagatgaactggtttgcagggcagaagttgagacagatgtagaaaacaaacgtatggacaccaaggggggaaagccgcaggagtggggatggtggtgtgctgaattgggcaattggattgacatgtatacactgatgtgtataaaattgatgactaataagaacctgctgtataaaaaaaaattaaattaaattaaaaaattaaaaaacaaagccctgggggacttccctggtggcgcagtggttaagaatccgcctgccaatgcaggggacatgagttcaatctctggtccaggaagatcccacatgccgcggagcaactaagcccatgtgccacaactactgagcctgcgctctagagccggtgagccacaactactgaagcccgcatgcctagagcctgtgctccgcaacaagagaagccaccgcaatgagaagcccgcgcaccacagcgaagagtaacccccactcctgcaactagagaaatcccacgtgctgcaacgaagacccaacgcagccaaaaaaaaaaaaaaaaaaagccctgtttCTCTGTCCCTCAGGGAGCAAGCGGTGGGGTGTTCTGGAGTCTCTAGTATCTTCAGTATTTTTGCACCCCATTCCTCCTGGGTGCAGTTGTATAGCGGGGCACGCCCACCTCCTCGCAGCAGGGGCACTTCTAAGGGCTGCCACCAaggggagtgggtgggggaagACTTTGCAAAATACAGAGCAGAATCCGGTCTTCTCAGTCCCTGATCTCAGGCACTGCTGGTCTGGTCCGGTGGGAGCTGACAGCTTGGGCCTCTCGGCTGATGGAACTAGGCTCCACTCCGTGGGGTCCTTGATTGGATCCGACCTGCACTGAGCCGCTGAGATCCTCCCAGAATTCCGCTACCCTTTTTCCGTATGGGAAAAGAGCTAATGAGAGCGTTATACCGAGACGGCCTTAACCTGCCCAAATCTGTAGGAAAAGGAATCCCAAGGGCCAGCTCTGTCCCTTTACCCTGCGGCTCTCTCCTTCTCATACACACCCCAAATTTAGCCTGCAGGTGCGAGAACCCTAACATTCGACAGCTGCACCTCCCTCCAGAACTACAGTTCCCAGCAGACCTGGGGCAGAGCCCCGCCCGCGTGCGGGTAAGCAATGGTCCAGAGGGGGCGGGCCTGCAGGCGGGGGGCGGAACCGGGAGGCACCGGGCTGGCGGCGGGCCTGTGCCAGGAGCTGGGCACAGAACAGAAGAGGAAGGTGGGGGCTAAGGGGCGTGACCTCAAGTGCGCGTGACAATGTGGGAGGATTGTCGGGCGCCAGGGGCGGAGCTGGACTCTGAGACTCAAGACGAGACCGAATGACTGGGGCGTGGCCGAGCAGCCAGGGGGCGGGGCTCCAGGACAGCCTCAGCTGTCCCCAGCTAGGCAGCGCCCCGCGCCGCACCGTGGCAGCTCAACTTCTGCTAACTTGGAGGGGATCTGCGGGAGCCTCCCTTCACCCCCACTTCTGGGGTTACTTCCGTGAGTGCGCCCAGCGGGAAGACCTTGGGGGGTTGCTGAGGGAAAATATTTCCCGAACTTTCGCTCCTACAGATGAGTAGGTGGGGCGAGGCTGGacacctgggccccttcttcTGCCGCGGTTCCCAGCGGGCGACCGCCCTCTTGACCTCAGTCTGTCCTTTCGGACATATAGCTGCAGCGCTGGGAGTGGGTGTAAAGTATTCCAGGCTGTAGGCTCAGTCACTCTATATCCCCGGATCCGCTCGCTGGGCAGGACGGGGAGAGGGCCCGGATCGAGTTGCCTTTGACATTTCCACCCCCCACCCTACCCCTGGGAATTGTGTTGGACAAAGGACCCAACGTGGAATGGCCTCCCTTCAGTTCGGCTAGGCCCGACCCTCCCCCTTAGACATTGCTAGGGGCTGGAAGCCAAGACTGAGGTTGACTGTCAAGTGGGGAGAGGCTTGGCTAGGGCAAACCCTACCTGCCAGCATTAGCCTGTGGTTGGCCAGATGGCGGAGGCAGCAGTTTACAGGGGTCTCTAGCGGCACCGTTAACACCAGAACCACAGTTCCTCCCCCACAGCCCCTGTACCAGATGCCATTAAAATTGCCACTTCCCATCCCCAAGAAGCCTTCCTGGGGCAAGTAGCAGCACCAGCCCTTGGGAATACAGGCTTCACCATGCCCACACCCCCCTGATGGAAGCCTGTCCCACCCTCTTGGCCACAAAGCTCCTTTTCTCTCCTGCATTCAGTTAGCCAGTCAGACCATTAGCTCCCTGTCAGGGTTAAGCTGGGATTTTGGATTCAGGCAACCCTGCTACCTGAGTGACTTCAAACAAGTTCCTTTTTCTGTTTGGGccactgtttcctcatctataaaatgggcactgCAGCTGTGCCTACTATTCCGCATTATTGTTAGGGTTGGATGCCATGGTGGCATTAGGGAGACCAGCAGAGGGCCTCTGGGTTTTTGTCCTTCATCAAAGAACCTCAGAACCCTAGAAAGTAAAAATTCTCAAGACCTAAGTGTTTGAAAAGGCTTTTGAGGTCACCTTGGTGAGCTGGCCATGCCTCCAGGGGTCATGAGATAGGCTGACTTAATATGAAAGTTTTGAGGATGAGCAATCTCTGTCCTACTCAGATACGAACCCTTTCTCCCTATTCCCTTAGTGCCCA
Protein-coding regions in this window:
- the SPMIP6 gene encoding sperm microtubule inner protein 6, which gives rise to MFLFSHKTKTPISTYSDSYRAPTSIKEVYKDPPLWAWEANRFVTPGLTQTVQRHVDPEALQKMVKCAVQDYSYKSSIPGHPYLPEKYWLSQEEADKCNPKHLCGNRYNTWRMGPYNCTGWNKCASYLPRLPKEAGMETVVRGMPLVHPPKPERLNAYEREVVVNMLNSLSRKQPLPQITPRCGCVDPLPGRLPFQGYESGCSGRHYCLRGMDYCVAGPPCTERRLRLLRTERPTARTVSPCKHRPGMQCAVITPPPSYYPCPNLRWDTSHFKKTGGPQRNNYVVHPEFVSETYPDYHCR